DNA from Hippoglossus hippoglossus isolate fHipHip1 chromosome 13, fHipHip1.pri, whole genome shotgun sequence:
GTAAGTAGCATCTAAATTATAAAAAGGTCAACACTGATCAACAGAGGACCAGAACAATACTTTCACTGGTGACTGTACCTCAGAGTCAGGCCGGCACAGTTTAGCTCCCAGTGCAAATCCTCCTCCAACTCCCAGCGTTCCAAAGGCTCCTACACGATTACAAATTATTACACTATGATTATTGACCTCAGATCTAATTATTTGAACATGGAGGAAAGATGACTTGTGATTTTGTTGAACAAACTTGAGATTTTGGTTAACATTAAATAGAAGTGACTATTAGTTTTAACAATTTTCTGTGCACTCCTGCAACCTCTTTATATGCAGACAAATAGGCAGAACACTGCCATTTTGAAAAGATTATGTTATATTGCTGAAATTGTAAGATCTCTTCTCTGACATTCAGATGACCAAACAGCCTTTGTTTTAATCACATAAGTGTtgtcaccaacacacacatcgTTGTGTACAGGATCTTACCTGGATCTAGCCAGCGCATAGGCCCTCTCGGTCTCATTATGTAAGCAGCACTTCCAACAAAATCACCCCCATCGGCAACAATGATGCTGTCCTCTGCCATCAGCTCATCCACACAGTGCAGGACTTTCAGTGGATTTAAGTGGCGGTCTGTCTTCTCATCAGCTTTAGCtctggaataaaaataaaagaatggaaaaaataaactcttttatgcatagactgtataaagaaATGGAAGAcgcagctccacttcctcccatctACATCTTGCTcaggagtctgtgcagtagcgatcaAATCAGCTAAAGCCTGACGTTACAAGGAATCAACAAATCTCAAGTCAGACTCAGCTATCAATCATGACCTTTTTACCCAAACTGGAAATATGAACACTTGAAAAATATCAGTGAGATAAAACCTACCTAAAATGAcattgatgtgtactttgactttttagtttggtccaagGAGAtggggtttatgatctatactgcagccagccaccagatcaagatgctttggcttcacttttataCAGTTAACGGGTTTATGTGATAGAGACATTTTGTAGTAATtagacattttgtttcttttcccttttttaagaCTTCACTAATCGCCACATTTGTATTAATACATACTGcgacagacagagcagagaccagagatcttcacctcttcttacctgtttgtattttctttggTCAAATCTCCCGTTTTGAGGCTCTGAGGCCATTCTTCTGGACAGCGGTGACCCTTCAGCCCTTTAGAAAGCTGCACTAAGAATGAACCAGCGTCACCTAAAATACaccaatatttacattttagacATATAGCGTTTAATGAACGTATCTGTCACAACCTTAGAGACtacaaatcaatattttaagTGCAAGTTTAAAGCCACAAGGCTCAAACAACGCAAACTACTTATTTGATATAGACTGTTAAGTGTACACTGTTAACCCCAGTGacaaagttttcttttcttttaaatggcACATTTACAATGACACAGTAACTTATAAACTATAAACCtgtgtgatgaagatgatgatgatgatgatgatggcggCTTGTGAACATACCCTGAATTGCTATAGTTGGTTTCCAGAACATATCCGAGTTTTTCAGCAGCTGTGATTTATCTCTGTTGACGGCGATGATCTTGCTCCTTCTGTTGAGAACTCTGCCGTAGCTCAGGCGGAAGTCACACACGGTGCCTgagaacacaacaaacagcaacacatttctTTAGGAACTCTGAATAGTCTGTGACTCTGCTGGCTACTTTAAATACAGTTCAACCTCTACTGTTCAactaaaactataaaacaaCTTTCTGAGTCTGTCATTTCAGTCCAAAACAGCTGTTATTCTTTGAAACCTAATAAAAATAAGTTATtgtatgattatttatttatttatctattctTTTTTGCCATACCTGCTAAAAGCACCAAGTCAGCATCCTTCAGAGCATCTCTCCTGTTCTGACGGATGTGGATGGGACTGTTTTTACCCAGCATGCCACGAGACATGCCCCCAAGAAAGCATGGGATGCCCAGGTCCTCCAATGCCTTCCTGTaaagcaggaaaacatttttgacGAGATGAGTGTTGCGGAGAAACGTTATGAAACAAATTTTAAATGCGATCAGAAGGCTGAAGGAAAAACTTGAGTAGCACTTCTTGAACCACTAAACGTTCTAGTTCAGTAAGATACAGGATAGAAAAGTAGAGAGGAGGGGGATGTGAGATATTGTCCTTTACCTAATGTCATCAGCCGGCGTTGGGGGTAGTGTTGCTTGGCTACCGAGCAGAATAACAGGTTTCTTGGCTCGACTCACCAGCTCTATGCACCTTTGTACCTGaattgtaatgaaaataattacaggGCCACATTTAAAACTCTGGTTTTGGACCCTGCAAACAATGAGAGGGTCATCTCATCAAGGTACAGTATTTagctaataataaaaaatattaaatattaaagagcACTTGTACCTGATCCTCTGTGGCTTGTGGGATGTCAACAGGAAGCGGCGACGCATCTCTAGTCTCCCAGGCTCCGGCAAACAGGTTCATCAGGTGGTTATTGAGGTACCTGAGGAgaaatcacatcatcacatgCAAAATGTTTGTCTTCACAGTTAAGAGTGACATAAATCGCAGGGAGAGATGGCACTGAAAGTTAACAGTTCTCTAAAAGATCTAACGTACAATGTAGCAAATCTTAGTCTATCAATGTACCAATAAAGTTGCTGATTCTTTTAAATGGGTAGAAGTGTAATTGTATATTATTTTGAAGTCAAATTTATATTCTCACATtgtatatatctttttttacaaTACATGTTCAGTGTCAACAAGACAGGACAAGCTGATAACATACCATGAGACAATTTTTCCCATCAAGCCCTTGGGAGGGTTCTTAACCCCAAACTCTTTGGATACCAGGTGGTAGGGGTACAGTGTGTCGATGGGGAACTCTATGAAAACAGGACCAGGAGTTCCAGACTGGGCGATGGCCAGGGCCTTCCTCATCGTAGGTACGATCTCTCTGATCGTCCTGATGGATGCACAGAACTTACACAGCGGCTTGAACAGAGACATCTGGTCAATATCTTGCAGCGCTCCTCTGCCCTGTTCCACGAACACAGTTGACGGAGAGGTTAGAAATTGCAGCGGAGAACACCTACAAGTGTGATCGAGTTTTAGGTCATACACTATGACTGACCAGAGTTGAACACAATGccctaaaatgaaaacaattatctTCTTCTTATATTTCACCTTCATCACAGTTGCATcagtgtttaaatgtatttcaccTGAAGTAGTGTACCAGCAGCTCCGCCTATGAGAAGCAATGGAGATTCAGCCATCTGAGCATTCTTCACCGCCGTCACTGTGTTAGTGAGGCCTGGGCCAGCAGTGACTGCAGCTACACCTACAGTGCCTGGTGGAAAGAGTCAAAATAACTCAGTAACAAGTCTGACTTAACAGTGCTATGCTAGTCTCAGCCAAAACACTGGCACACCTACAAGCCTCTATTAATGCTGTTAATTACACGTCACAAAGTCTGCAGCAGGACGCTTATTTTATGCTCCGCAAACCGCATCATGATGTTTGAACACATTTATCCCTGTAACATAAAACTGCACCTGACAGTCTTGCCACGGCATCAGCAGCAAAGACAGCCGTGGCTTCGTGCCTGGTGTCCACGATGCGGATGCCAAGCTTCTCGCAAGCCACCAGGATAGGCGAGATGTGTCCACCGACGAGAGTGAAAACGTACTTGATCCCGTGGGTGCGGAGCACCTCTGCCACGCTCTCGCCTCCATGTCGTGGactctgtgtttcagtctgaaatGCATCAGGGGACAGAAGAAAGGTTAAGACATAACACAATATTTAGATAATGCTTCACTTATTTAACAATTTtgaaaaccagaaaaaaaacatagctTTTCTCATGGTTAAATAACTGACAATGCAAGGTTATGGCCCCCTCCAGGAGCATTTCACATAGCCGATCATAGAATTTAAGTTGGTTCTCATTAAATTAAGAACCCGACTGAGtctgagaaaaaactaaatgtgccttcagtttttttgtgtccaAACCCAACCTGAGCCTGATGTTTTCCCGGTTACaggcatgtgcagtgtaaaaaaaaaaaaaatcaagtagcTAGGCCCTTATTACCAAAAActcttttgacatctttgttggtgtcttccACATGCATGTCTCCGCTTTTCCAtccacatgttttctttctgttgcttCATTTCGGTGTTGCATGGTAGAAATTCCATCAATACGACTACTCGATTGCGGTGAAACCTCtagaggatctcctgctgcgttcccACATCGGCCCCATTCACATCTGGTATTTACATGTGGTTTTTAATGATCTGATCTCAAGTGGACAGCTCCAAgcacaggtgtgaacacacgATCACGCCAGACtacattcggaggtggtctgggccacatgtgaaggaccgcctactcagctgacatcctctgaccagctgcagtttcacttAGAATCGAATGCATTATTTCTCTTCTCgttggtttgtgtgtgaccaccaccaccaccaccatcaacACTGATCGATACTTTCCTTAAATGATgtacttgtttgtgtgtatagAGCAGGGAGGTGAGATTCCATCACGAGACGCATGTGGGGCCACATTtgaatgtcaggtgtgaacgcacacactcagagctgtccacttgttaTTGGATCACAAAAACCACGTAAGAACCAGGCGTGTATCGGGCCTGCGGCTCCTTTGGACTCTCAACCAGGGAGCCagctggagaaagtctgcagaagaTCCAGAGCCTCGCAGTTGGACATTTgggttcacacatacagcctctCTGGAGAATGCCCGAGGggtctctggagttcagtgcatgtctgaaaacagctttttgtaATCAGTTGTTCTAAGGGGCCCCCCTGGAAAATTGCCCACTTTGCCTACCCTGTTGCAACACCCCTGACCCCTGTCTAAAGCCATTCACACTATCTCCTCGCCCCCCCCTGGTCattcatatttcacaataaCCACAAATTGTCAGCCTTTGTGCAATAAAATCCACAGGGCTGGTGAAAGGTCATGCTCGTGCACATCGTCTCACCTTTCACCTGTGACCACCTGCTACGCGCGGGTGGTTGACAGAGAACTGAATTCCGACAAGACATTGCTAACAGGTAATATTCTGTTCAGCATGTCGAGGAAACCTACCTTGTGGAACAGCTGGTAGACTAACCCCAGTTTGTAGGCTGCCAACAGGAGCGCACACACCGCGACGCCCGCACAGCATCCGAGGACGGAGCTGAGGGACTCCATGTTGTCCCAGAGAAGTAAACACTCACCTGAGCTTCACTTAATATCCAAACCTGCCCTCAACTCATCCACTTCAGGATTCAGGCTAAGCTAAGGTACTAACGCTGCTCCCAACAACTGCTACACGGCCATTTTTTAAAAGCcgtcactgtcactgtcaggTCAGGTCAGTTTGCATGCACAGAAGCTCCGGGAGACTCTTCAGCAAAGACTCTACTTCCGTGTGTGCTGCTTTGACCTTTTTATACCGTTAACACAGGAACATCACTGGGAACCTTCACTGCTTAAGCTCACTGTGACTACATGTgcaacttcaaaataaagcccCCAGCTCCATTAAACATGCGACAATAGAGACCATATGCATACATATTTATGTattcacaaagaaaataatatatgaCTATTTTCTCGATTTTACCTACTGCGAATTTATTCAAGATTATCCGGTATAATACAGCCTGGTCCTTTATTGTGAAGAAAAAGACGAGTTTATTTCCGGTTACTGGGCGTATCTCAGTTGTCATTGACAAATCAGTGTGTGGGAAATCTAATGTGACGGACAGGCCCTTTGTCCAATCAGAAGCCTGAGGGGGCGTAGTCATACTGTTACCAGTTCAAACTGTCACATTGAATCAGAGCAAACTTCACACTGAGAAAACTAGATGAAGAAgataatacttttttattttatgttacaGTTTGTGGGCAACAAGATGCAGAATTAATGTAACACTTCACAAAACCtttgtagagaaaaaaaactttctttaacCAAAAGAATGTTCAAGAATGTCATGGTGAATGATTAATTGTACAGGCAAATGGTAATAATGTGTATttcctacgtgtgtgtgtgtgtgtgtgtgtgtgtgtgtgtgtgtgtgtgtgtgtgtgtgtgtgtgtgtgtgtgtgtgaatagcaCGTTTGTTCTCCCTATCTTCACAGCAGTGTGCAAAAGGGGAGTTTGTAAACATCAATTGTCTTTCCATGGTCAGGTTGTTCGGCAAACAGTATTTTGTCGTCTGGTTTTTGTTCCTCAAAAATAATTATCTGAAAGAGAGCAAAATTGTGCTTGATTTTGTGTGAACATAATCTCTCACAGATTACAGCAAAACAGAAATCAGAAATGGACAAACACCCTAATGTTGCATCGGATCAGGTTTACCTGATTCTCTCCACTTCTGAGCCATGTTCCTGGAAGGTAGAGGAAATGCTGAGGACCGATGAGCCAGTGGCGTCCGAGGTTCTGCCCGTTGACAAACACGAGTCCTTTACCCCAACCCTGTGGATGCATGCACTATAACTGAttagaatgtgtgtttgcaaagtATCAACACCATCACCAAGCATCATAGTATAGCATGACACTCCAAAAAGCATATTAATACTACAACAATTCCCAGTTCCGATATATGTAGTTAATTATGGAATATTGTGGTTTGACTCACAGGGAGTGTGACAAAGGTGTCTGTGGGAGGCCCAGTCACATAGAGTCCGGCCTGGAAAAACCCTGGGATGCAGGGCGACTTGAAGTCAGTCTTCCAATAACCTGAATTTATTAATCTGAAACACGATCAAACAATCAgttgaaacaaaaagaaatctggACATCATCTGGTAAGAATTGACACATCGTGATAGAAATTGGGAAGTAACTGAGTATACTTTGCACTAAGATAGATATAAGGTACAAAGTGTTTTAGGGTGAATCTGTCCTTTCAAATTCAGTTGACCAACCTTTTGATAAAGCCTGGCTTCATATCCAAACAGAAGATGGTAAATCCTCTCAGAGGGAAATGATTCAACAGAATTTCTCCCACAATACCTGTAAAGTACGAggtaaaaacatgaagtgtAAACAAGTAGAAGATACactgtacacagacacactcgcACACTTGTTGGTGTGCTCTATCTGACATATAGAAGGTGCTGCATGGGTGTCttataaaacaacacatgacaaaggaagaagaaagcCTTCACACAAGAGAGTTACACTAATTATTCATGTTTGAGTTTATATAAGAGAATTCGGTGTCCAAGCAACATCTAGTCTGTTGTGATGTTTCCTTTGCTAAAATACTTGTGTCCGTACTACATCAGAGGTGCACGGTGGGTAATGGCAGATTCAGATGGTAGGAATGGTGTGAAAGCGATTGAAGGTGGAATACCTTTGCGCTGATCATCCAGAGCTTTCCCGTAGTTCACCCGTCCACAGTTCTCCACAAGAAAACTCAACGTTCTCTCTCGCTTTGTTGCACAAAACCAAGAGACATTTTAGAAAGTTATTAAGCAAAGAAACATTATTAGCACTTtaacttaagtacatttttgtttatttatttgtacttttacttaaaagtaaaaaactaagTGCTTCCTCCACCACAAAAGTCCTTAATGAGACAAAAATCATTACCTTTCCATCAGGGAGTGTCAGCTCATGGGTCTTACAGTCCAAACTACCAACAAATTGTCTGTCCACAAAAACCTAGAAAACATTAACAGTCACAGTGACAGGATTAATTATAACCACGTTACCTAGTTATTTTTAAACTATATAAtttgtgtacagtatgtgtttctGGGGTTGATCTGCATGCCCTCACCAGCGCTCTGTCTCTGATGTTGTTCCTGGAGTTGAGGACACCTCCATTGCTGATGGTGGTTTCGTACAGCGTGTAACCGTACGACTGACCGTTGTTATTGTTGACAGGTAGATTCTCCATGTTCACCGGCCTCTCTGACCTGTGAGGCTGCACAGTCAAACAGTGCAACAGATTAGCCTCTGGAAATAACGgcgtgtttgtgtcattttacagtccctgtttgtgtgaaaatatgaattttcACTGAATATAACTGTACATGCATGCATGAGACTGAACTGTACGTGGAATTAAATCAGTTGTCTAAACAGCATATGTGCaccaatttttaaaaaaagctggTGTGTTCACAAAAGTTGGCATATGATGAAATCTGAGCAGACAAGCAGCAGGTTGCCAGATCTCTTGAAATGGGACACACAGCAACAGACCAACAGGCTGATAACAACAACATCCTGTCCGTCTGAGGCTCACCACAACTTCTTGCTCTCATCCCAGCAGGGACAGTGTGGTGGAGATtggataaaacattttccatccTGTAGACTATAGAATCAACTGTCACACCTGACAGCTGCTCGGTATATCTGCAGCCCACCTTGTCAGTGAAGTGCAGGCTGTCCCACAGTGACAGGTGCTGCTGGATGAAGACAGGGTCGTACACTCTCCTTCCCCTTGGAGATGGCACTTCAGAAAGAGGCTCAGCTGGAACACGAGTTGACAAAAACATTTGCAGTAATTAAGTCTGATTATGACAGACTCAGATGCTCAGAGTAGTGAAGTCATCAGTTGAATTGCTAGGTGTACACAGCTTTCAATCAGAGCATGTGGATGTTAAAAGAAGAGCTTACAGTAGTACTGGCTGAATAAATTCCTCAACAGCTGATATTTCGGGGTGCAGTCTCCAGCCTCGGATAAGGGAGCGTCATAATCTGGAgggaaaatatttacaaaaacagtATAAGGGCTATGTATGTATTGGGGGGAGATCTGTAAGAGCCTTTGCTCTCTAGTCTCAGAGCTCTCGTGGGAAGGGGTTATGTCTATACCGACCATAACTGGTGACCTGGGGTTTGTAAGCACCGAGGTCCATCGCTCCATTCATGAAGCCGAAGCTGGTTCCACCATGAAACATGTACAGGTTGATGGAAACACCTCTCTCCAGGATCTCTGACACCACAGCTAGCATGTCTGTCAAGAGGGAGCACAAATCACTGAATAGGTTCCATCCTATTCACGAGAAAGTCTGaagaaagtccggaggctctcagtcagacatttgcgttcatgcatacagcccctccggagatAGTCCGGtggatctccagagttcagtgcatgtctgaatgcaTCTATAGTTTTGTTTACTTATTTCTCGCAGTCCAGTTGATTCAACTCAACTTAAGTAAAGCTATGCACAGTTAGTAAGATGAAAAATAGTTAGTAAGTAATAACTGAGAAGGTTTCTGCCCATTAAATTGATAAATCACCTATGATCACTGACTGTTTGAAATTTTAATGTCACTAAATTACACTGGAAGCTACTTTCATCATAGAGAGACTATCTCCAGATTAAAACGTCAAGCTAATTGCTTAGTCTGAATATTTCTAATTTAGATATACTCACAACTGACTTAAGTCAGATAAAATTGTTTTACTTACACAGTGAAAGTTAATGTCTCTTGCCATTTTTAAGTTGAAAAAACTTGAGAAAATAAGTAAATAGTTTTACGTGAACTTAACAAGTAGATACAAAGTTAACATAACTTAATACAAATTGTTATATTTAGTCACCTTTTTTAAGTAAATCAACTTTTGTAATTATTACGGTGTTGTAATTAATTAAGCAAAGCATATAGTAATATACAGGCTGGGCCAAAGAGCCACATGCAGTTATGAATGGCTTTATTGTGATTATTGATGATTGAAGTGTTTCTGTACCCTCAGCATTGAACACATGGTGATGCTCTCCCCACACATCAAACCACCCAGACCAGTACTCCATCACCATCAGAGGCTTCTGCGgctaaacaaaacagaacacatgTCTGCATTACATACATATTATACTCATCTATCAGAGGCtttcacaaaaatacaaaatggaCTATTTTCCCCATGGCACGATATATTTACATATGCAAAAGCAGAAATAAcca
Protein-coding regions in this window:
- the ilvbl gene encoding 2-hydroxyacyl-CoA lyase 2, which gives rise to MESLSSVLGCCAGVAVCALLLAAYKLGLVYQLFHKTETQSPRHGGESVAEVLRTHGIKYVFTLVGGHISPILVACEKLGIRIVDTRHEATAVFAADAVARLSGTVGVAAVTAGPGLTNTVTAVKNAQMAESPLLLIGGAAGTLLQGRGALQDIDQMSLFKPLCKFCASIRTIREIVPTMRKALAIAQSGTPGPVFIEFPIDTLYPYHLVSKEFGVKNPPKGLMGKIVSWYLNNHLMNLFAGAWETRDASPLPVDIPQATEDQVQRCIELVSRAKKPVILLGSQATLPPTPADDIRKALEDLGIPCFLGGMSRGMLGKNSPIHIRQNRRDALKDADLVLLAGTVCDFRLSYGRVLNRRSKIIAVNRDKSQLLKNSDMFWKPTIAIQGDAGSFLVQLSKGLKGHRCPEEWPQSLKTGDLTKENTNRAKADEKTDRHLNPLKVLHCVDELMAEDSIIVADGGDFVGSAAYIMRPRGPMRWLDPGAFGTLGVGGGFALGAKLCRPDSEVWIVYGDGSLGYSVAEFDTFTRHKTPVIAVVGNDACWSQISREQVPILGSNVACGLAFTDYHTVADGYGGKGYLVGREDEDRLSDIVRQAQKETAEGRATLLNVLIGKTNFREGSISV
- the glb1l2 gene encoding beta-galactosidase-1-like protein 2; protein product: MWLQFLTPSQQSLRPPSTVLLYNGTAVTVMHLDFHDNPGSHHHPEVRRMSHSEGLRANSDQFTLEGEPFRILGGSIHYFRVPRAYWGDRLLKMKACGLNTLTTYVPWNLHEPERGTFNFQEQLDLRAYISLAAEMGLWVILRPGPYICAEWDLGGLPSWLLQDKDMQLRTTYPGFVDAVNLYFDKLVSIIKPLMFEDGGPIIAVQVENEYGSYAKDEQYMSFIMNSLQTRGIRELLLTSDNWEGLRYGGVEGVLKTINLQRLSFGAIQHLADMQPQKPLMVMEYWSGWFDVWGEHHHVFNAEDMLAVVSEILERGVSINLYMFHGGTSFGFMNGAMDLGAYKPQVTSYDYDAPLSEAGDCTPKYQLLRNLFSQYYSEPLSEVPSPRGRRVYDPVFIQQHLSLWDSLHFTDKPHRSERPVNMENLPVNNNNGQSYGYTLYETTISNGGVLNSRNNIRDRALVFVDRQFVGSLDCKTHELTLPDGKRERTLSFLVENCGRVNYGKALDDQRKGIVGEILLNHFPLRGFTIFCLDMKPGFIKRLINSGYWKTDFKSPCIPGFFQAGLYVTGPPTDTFVTLPGWGKGLVFVNGQNLGRHWLIGPQHFLYLPGTWLRSGENQIIIFEEQKPDDKILFAEQPDHGKTIDVYKLPFCTLL